From a region of the Acinetobacter larvae genome:
- the rpe gene encoding ribulose-phosphate 3-epimerase, with protein MTQPYLIAPSILSADFARLGEDVANVLAAGADVVHFDVMDNHYVPNLTFGAGVCKALKKYGIKAPIDVHLMVSPVDRLIGDFLEAGADIITFHPEASAHIDRSLQLIRDGGAKAGLVFNPATPLHYLDYVLDKVDQVLLMSVNPGFGGQKFIPSTLNKLRQARQIIDASGRDIRLEVDGGVGPSNIRAIAEAGADMFVAGSAIFNQADYAVAIQQMRDELAKVGSREL; from the coding sequence ATGACCCAGCCTTATCTTATCGCACCATCGATCCTTTCTGCTGATTTCGCCCGTTTGGGTGAAGACGTTGCCAATGTACTTGCCGCAGGTGCCGATGTCGTGCATTTTGATGTCATGGACAACCACTATGTTCCCAATCTAACGTTTGGAGCAGGGGTGTGCAAGGCATTGAAAAAATATGGGATTAAAGCACCGATTGATGTGCATTTGATGGTCAGCCCAGTCGATCGCTTAATTGGCGATTTTCTTGAGGCTGGTGCGGATATTATTACTTTCCACCCAGAGGCTTCGGCGCATATCGATCGTTCTTTACAGTTGATTCGCGACGGCGGTGCCAAAGCTGGTTTAGTATTTAACCCCGCCACGCCTTTACATTATTTAGATTATGTACTGGATAAAGTTGATCAAGTGTTATTGATGAGCGTAAACCCGGGCTTTGGTGGACAGAAATTTATTCCATCTACGCTCAATAAATTACGTCAAGCACGTCAAATCATTGATGCGTCAGGGCGTGATATCCGTTTAGAAGTTGATGGTGGTGTTGGTCCAAGTAACATTCGTGCTATTGCTGAGGCAGGTGCCGATATGTTCGTGGCAGGTTCTGCAATTTTTAATCAAGCAGATTATGCCGTAGCCATTCAACAGATGCGTGATGAATTGGCAAAAGTTGGTAGTCGCGAGCTTTAA
- a CDS encoding GlxA family transcriptional regulator, translating into MNHQIVVVAFEDISPFHLSIPSIIFMHPILQSQPKHYELKICSQYKGLIETNAGFAIHIDHDYQILAHADTIIIPAWSNQNIHPSPALIDQLQQAKQKGNRIIGLCLGTLVLAKAGLLEHCKATTHWAYLDQLQRDFPNILLQTDCLYIQEQNIITSAGTAAAMDCCLHIVALDHGLEIANQIAQHLVIGPHRMGMQSQKVPKPLSKQKNIDQISRTMQWMLSNLNQPQSLEQLANYAHMSIRSFTRNFQKRTGCTVHQWLLQQRIQHARYLLETQKHWPIDYIAEQSGFSSTINFRQQFSRYMGLAPSLYRKQFHPESSTQE; encoded by the coding sequence ATGAATCATCAAATTGTAGTTGTTGCTTTTGAAGACATCAGTCCATTTCACTTATCTATACCTAGCATTATTTTTATGCACCCCATCCTACAATCTCAACCCAAACATTATGAACTTAAAATCTGTAGTCAATATAAAGGGCTTATTGAAACAAATGCAGGCTTCGCAATTCATATAGATCATGATTATCAAATTTTAGCTCATGCAGATACCATTATTATTCCAGCGTGGTCAAATCAGAATATTCACCCCTCTCCTGCATTAATTGACCAATTACAACAAGCAAAACAAAAAGGAAATCGAATCATAGGCTTATGCCTAGGCACATTGGTTCTAGCCAAAGCTGGTTTATTAGAACACTGTAAAGCCACTACACATTGGGCTTATTTAGATCAATTACAACGAGATTTCCCCAATATCTTATTGCAAACAGATTGTTTATATATTCAAGAACAAAATATTATTACTTCCGCGGGTACCGCCGCCGCCATGGATTGTTGTCTTCATATTGTAGCTCTTGATCATGGGTTAGAGATCGCCAATCAGATTGCACAGCATTTGGTTATTGGCCCTCATCGCATGGGAATGCAAAGTCAAAAAGTGCCTAAACCGTTAAGTAAACAAAAAAATATCGATCAAATCTCGCGTACTATGCAATGGATGTTGTCTAACTTGAACCAGCCACAGTCACTTGAACAACTTGCCAATTACGCACACATGAGTATTAGAAGTTTTACCCGTAATTTTCAAAAACGAACAGGCTGTACAGTTCATCAATGGTTATTACAACAACGCATCCAACATGCTCGCTATTTACTGGAAACACAAAAACATTGGCCTATTGATTATATTGCTGAACAATCGGGTTTTAGCTCAACCATCAACTTTAGACAGCAATTTAGTCGTTACATGGGATTAGCCCCGAGCTTATACCGCAAGCAATTCCACCCCGAATCCTCAACACAGGAATAA
- a CDS encoding YjgN family protein: MQQSNSNDPFSRESESNIPNFPPQAPAPFETKILPFKFYGKAGEYFGIWIVNILLTLVTATLYAPWAKVRRLRYFYQNTDFAQRRFDFTGDPVKIFYGRLIAIGLWAVFAILGNWDPRFAWVGLVLIYIAIPWLIRCTLSFTARNSKFANSRFYFSGTTGKAYIELIKALLIYIFTLGIFSPVGLWLYYRYTFDHLYAGQLRFKLHATWGNYMGAVYVPVLVLFCVIIVALFSMLPILSSVIGQIYQINDNGTVPDPSVLLPLFMMIFVVYFGLLLIFAPWVQARIFITTWNNVTVGDSQFKTSCKQSVFIWIILSNTVLQIVSLGLLTPWAMVRLYRYKVESLSLQLNDDPDQMLNLLQSAPSAIAEEISDIFDFDISL, from the coding sequence ATGCAACAGTCTAATTCTAACGATCCTTTTTCTAGAGAAAGTGAATCGAATATACCTAATTTTCCACCACAAGCACCTGCTCCTTTCGAGACCAAAATATTGCCATTTAAATTTTATGGTAAAGCGGGTGAATACTTCGGTATCTGGATTGTCAATATCCTCCTGACCTTAGTGACTGCAACATTGTATGCGCCGTGGGCTAAAGTCCGTCGACTGCGCTATTTTTATCAAAATACCGATTTTGCTCAGCGCCGTTTTGACTTTACCGGCGATCCAGTCAAAATCTTTTATGGTCGTTTAATTGCGATTGGTTTATGGGCAGTCTTTGCCATACTTGGCAATTGGGATCCACGTTTTGCCTGGGTTGGGTTAGTCCTTATTTATATTGCGATTCCTTGGTTAATTCGCTGTACCCTAAGCTTTACTGCACGTAATAGTAAATTTGCCAACAGCCGTTTTTATTTTTCAGGTACCACGGGTAAAGCCTATATTGAATTAATCAAAGCCTTATTGATTTATATCTTTACTTTGGGCATTTTTTCACCGGTTGGGCTGTGGTTATATTACCGCTACACTTTTGATCATCTTTATGCAGGACAACTGCGCTTTAAGTTACATGCCACTTGGGGCAATTATATGGGGGCGGTATATGTCCCCGTCTTGGTCTTATTTTGCGTCATAATCGTCGCATTATTTAGCATGTTGCCTATACTCTCTTCGGTTATTGGGCAAATATATCAAATTAATGATAATGGAACCGTGCCTGATCCGTCGGTATTGTTGCCATTGTTCATGATGATTTTTGTCGTCTACTTTGGTTTGTTACTTATTTTTGCACCATGGGTGCAAGCACGTATTTTTATAACCACGTGGAATAATGTCACAGTTGGTGATAGCCAATTTAAGACCAGTTGCAAACAGTCAGTATTTATCTGGATTATTTTGAGTAATACTGTTCTGCAAATTGTGAGTTTGGGATTATTGACGCCTTGGGCAATGGTACGTTTATATCGATATAAAGTAGAATCGCTAAGTTTGCAGCTCAATGATGATCCTGATCAAATGTTGAACTTACTACAATCTGCCCCGAGTGCGATTGCGGAAGAAATCAGTGATATCTTTGACTTTGATATTTCACTGTAG
- a CDS encoding M48 family metallopeptidase encodes MQSIDVIFYDGLISKPHQAQLLELDREHIMVRYQDREPKTVRFHRKQMTFIGALGQRHPVIELDNDARIEFLSTDIPTWLPIKNLGLHHKIWKLERTPSMIVMSFFVVVIFCAVFLKWGVPWMAKTVAYNLPENTLQRIGNQSEELVMTLTKPSQLDPQQQQHLQQLYKQYIAEDRPARLLFRRGQQLGANALAIPNNTIIMTDELVELAHSDQEILGVLAHEQGHLKERHSLQQALASFGFSLIYIAMTGDSSDLLNSVPVALVGANYSRDFEQAADDYALDLMAKQKLPVEHYANMLQRLSDQAGENKVNNPLMDLMSSHPATADRIQRVRDFEAQQQHQSSAQ; translated from the coding sequence ATGCAGTCGATTGACGTGATATTTTACGATGGTTTAATTTCCAAGCCGCATCAAGCGCAGTTGTTAGAGCTTGACCGAGAACACATCATGGTGCGTTATCAGGATCGGGAACCCAAAACTGTTCGTTTTCATCGCAAGCAAATGACTTTTATCGGTGCTTTAGGGCAGAGACATCCAGTGATTGAGCTGGATAATGATGCCCGTATCGAATTTTTAAGTACAGATATTCCGACATGGTTACCGATTAAAAACCTCGGTTTACATCATAAAATCTGGAAGTTAGAACGAACTCCCAGCATGATTGTCATGAGCTTTTTTGTGGTGGTTATCTTCTGTGCGGTATTTTTAAAATGGGGTGTGCCGTGGATGGCAAAAACGGTGGCTTATAATTTACCGGAAAACACCTTACAACGGATTGGCAATCAATCGGAAGAGTTGGTAATGACCCTGACCAAGCCGTCGCAGTTAGATCCACAACAACAACAGCATTTACAACAGCTTTATAAGCAATATATTGCAGAAGATCGCCCAGCACGGTTGTTATTTAGACGCGGGCAACAGTTGGGTGCCAATGCATTGGCGATTCCTAACAATACGATTATTATGACCGATGAATTGGTTGAGCTGGCACATAGTGACCAAGAAATCTTAGGTGTCTTGGCACATGAACAAGGTCATTTAAAAGAGCGTCATAGCTTACAGCAAGCCTTAGCCAGTTTTGGGTTTAGCTTAATTTATATTGCGATGACAGGCGATTCATCTGACTTACTCAACAGTGTGCCTGTTGCTTTGGTTGGAGCGAACTATTCACGTGACTTTGAACAAGCAGCGGATGATTATGCCTTAGATTTGATGGCTAAACAAAAGCTGCCTGTTGAGCATTATGCCAATATGCTGCAACGTTTAAGTGATCAAGCTGGTGAAAATAAAGTCAATAATCCACTGATGGACTTGATGTCTTCTCATCCAGCAACGGCGGACCGAATCCAGCGGGTACGAGACTTTGAGGCACAACAACAGCACCAAAGCAGCGCGCAGTAA
- a CDS encoding undecaprenyl-diphosphate phosphatase — MDFILLLQAAIMGIVEGITEFLPISSTGHLILASELMDFWTKQKSDVFVVAIQMGAIAAVIYEYWNKLWGAATGLVTGEKKGRHLGLSLILASIPIMLVGLSFGQEVKDYLFNDISVAMGLIIGGLIIWWVEKNPPKVNAAEVDNISFKEAFYIGLIQVLALIPGTSRSGATIIGAMMLGVSRKAATEFSFFLGIPVIIGAGLLDLYRNYHVFSGAQDWWVLGFGTLVSFVSALFLIRVLVAYVAKRDFMVFAWYRIISGLIILFFALTGYKLW, encoded by the coding sequence ATGGACTTTATTCTACTGCTGCAAGCAGCCATCATGGGAATTGTCGAAGGAATTACCGAATTCTTGCCGATTTCCAGTACCGGACATTTAATTTTAGCGTCAGAACTAATGGATTTCTGGACCAAACAAAAAAGTGATGTGTTTGTGGTGGCGATTCAAATGGGTGCCATTGCCGCGGTCATTTATGAATACTGGAACAAGTTATGGGGTGCCGCAACCGGACTCGTTACAGGGGAAAAGAAAGGTCGGCATCTTGGGTTGAGTCTGATATTGGCTTCGATTCCGATTATGTTGGTGGGGCTGAGTTTTGGTCAAGAAGTAAAAGATTATTTATTTAACGATATTTCTGTCGCAATGGGTTTGATTATCGGTGGTTTGATTATTTGGTGGGTCGAGAAAAACCCGCCTAAAGTGAATGCTGCTGAAGTAGACAATATCTCTTTTAAAGAAGCGTTTTACATTGGTTTAATACAAGTACTGGCATTGATTCCTGGCACCTCGCGTTCTGGTGCGACCATTATTGGTGCCATGATGCTCGGCGTATCACGTAAAGCAGCAACTGAGTTTTCTTTTTTCTTGGGTATTCCTGTGATTATTGGCGCAGGCTTACTCGATCTTTACCGAAATTATCATGTGTTTAGTGGGGCACAAGATTGGTGGGTATTGGGCTTTGGTACATTGGTATCTTTTGTTTCAGCCTTATTCCTGATACGTGTTTTAGTCGCCTATGTCGCCAAGCGTGATTTTATGGTCTTTGCTTGGTATCGCATTATTTCAGGTTTGATTATTTTGTTCTTTGCATTGACCGGCTATAAATTATGGTAA
- a CDS encoding cysteine hydrolase family protein has product MLYPTIRALSAAPSTKQLTPQKTALLVIDFQNEYFSGQLPIPDGAVALSKSKQIIAFADQHQIPVIHIQHLNKPDSLIFAENHHNSEFHPQIQPHPQHHVIQKNMVSVFAGSNINAILKKYAIEQLIITGLMTHMCVTAAARDAVVYGYKVIVVEDACATRHLPDSQQKIITHHELHRSAIAALQDAFAEIMSCQQLIDLPIQSSI; this is encoded by the coding sequence ATGTTATATCCTACTATTAGAGCATTATCAGCTGCACCATCTACCAAACAACTTACCCCCCAAAAAACGGCATTACTGGTCATCGACTTTCAAAATGAATATTTTTCTGGTCAACTACCCATACCAGATGGTGCTGTTGCATTAAGCAAGAGTAAGCAAATCATAGCCTTTGCAGACCAACATCAGATCCCCGTCATTCATATCCAGCATCTCAATAAACCGGATAGTTTAATATTTGCTGAAAACCATCATAACTCAGAATTTCACCCTCAAATTCAACCTCATCCCCAGCATCATGTGATTCAAAAAAACATGGTCAGTGTTTTTGCAGGCTCAAATATTAATGCTATTTTAAAAAAATATGCGATCGAACAACTGATCATTACAGGCTTAATGACACACATGTGTGTAACAGCTGCAGCACGTGATGCTGTAGTTTATGGCTATAAAGTGATTGTTGTTGAAGATGCTTGTGCAACACGTCATCTTCCAGATAGTCAGCAAAAAATTATTACACATCATGAACTACACCGTTCAGCGATTGCTGCATTACAAGATGCTTTTGCTGAAATTATGTCTTGCCAACAGCTTATTGACTTACCCATCCAATCTTCAATTTAA
- a CDS encoding class I SAM-dependent methyltransferase, with protein MVSAWRLYSTAADAVAAQLYQQRLRSRGVQVEWLEVEQLNARFLRQHADLALCCDAQGLWLCAQGMKMQPDWFAERARLKRASLKSEMIARACQLAEQPKLLDATAGLGHDALLMAQLGAEVTLLERHPILFSLLEDNQQRALQDPFLCRAAERIQLQHVDAQDYMTQSLTLGQHYDVIYLDPMFPQRDQNQQAAKKQAQVKKQMQLLHLLLQGEEGMDLGDALLPAAQQIATRVVVKRPRHAVFLANQAADHQWLGDACRFDAYFSSS; from the coding sequence ATGGTAAGTGCTTGGCGTTTATATAGCACTGCCGCAGATGCCGTAGCGGCACAGCTTTATCAGCAACGTTTGCGCAGTCGAGGTGTTCAGGTCGAATGGCTTGAGGTTGAACAACTCAATGCACGCTTTTTACGCCAGCACGCAGATTTGGCCTTATGTTGTGATGCACAAGGGCTGTGGCTATGTGCCCAAGGTATGAAAATGCAACCGGATTGGTTTGCTGAGCGTGCTCGTTTAAAACGCGCCAGTTTAAAGAGCGAAATGATTGCACGTGCTTGCCAACTTGCCGAGCAACCGAAGCTGTTAGATGCCACGGCAGGCTTAGGTCATGATGCTTTATTGATGGCACAGTTGGGTGCTGAGGTGACTTTATTAGAGCGCCATCCGATTTTATTTAGCCTACTCGAAGATAACCAACAACGCGCTTTACAAGATCCGTTTTTGTGTCGTGCCGCCGAACGTATTCAGCTGCAACATGTCGATGCCCAAGATTATATGACACAAAGTTTGACCTTAGGGCAACACTATGATGTGATCTACCTTGACCCGATGTTTCCACAGCGTGATCAAAATCAGCAAGCGGCGAAGAAGCAAGCACAAGTCAAAAAACAAATGCAGCTCTTACACCTGTTATTGCAGGGAGAAGAGGGCATGGATTTGGGTGATGCATTGTTGCCAGCAGCGCAGCAGATTGCGACACGTGTGGTGGTGAAACGACCACGTCATGCAGTATTTTTAGCCAATCAAGCCGCTGATCATCAATGGTTAGGTGATGCTTGTCGTTTTGATGCTTATTTTAGTTCAAGTTAA
- a CDS encoding multicopper oxidase domain-containing protein: protein MSIFRGLLTLTLLSFIMLQSAVAAVREYHLSIAEKPVRIGDKTFSRIVVNDQFTAPLLAFEEGDEAVIHVHNKLKKQDSSVHWHGLLLPGLMDGVPGLNGFQAIPADGHFSYRFKIRQSGSYWYHAHSRAQEQDGLYGPLVIYPKGHFQQPVAADQDYVMMLSDFHPSRGEQIMRNLKKSADYYQNQRETFSDVWRQSQQDGWQTTWQQRKMWNQMRMLRTDLSDVTGYAFLLNGQPNTQPWTGLFQPQQTVRLRFINASAMSFFDVRIPGLKMTVVAADGQAVQPVTVDEFRIGTAETYDVLVEPSADAYQIEAESIDRSGFALARLQNAQAAPVAFAVPQARPRALLTMQDMGHGEMHGHDQTHSEQHQPTSSHGQTEGSHATNHSSMPHIESDSSHDHSSMSHIESDSSHDHSSMLHTEPDSSHDHSSMSQMQAQAHSGDAQSTVHNMVATDVLTMSDQLPTVPHQSIKPATVEGWGNAATPAGHRALQYQDLKAVTPQPDQRPATRELEIRLDGNMERYIWTLNGKTHHEATPLQVGYGERVRLKFINDSMMAHPMHLHGMFMQLENGQSAAYMPNKHTLIVAPGQSVSVLLTANELGEWAIHCHLLYHMTAGMMNKLVVAHVHEQTQNNHAVQHSTTVEAQHAHE, encoded by the coding sequence ATGTCTATTTTTCGAGGGCTGCTAACGCTAACGTTACTCAGCTTTATCATGCTACAAAGTGCAGTTGCTGCTGTGCGCGAATATCATTTAAGTATTGCTGAAAAGCCTGTACGCATTGGCGATAAAACGTTTTCACGTATTGTGGTAAATGATCAGTTTACAGCACCCTTACTGGCGTTTGAGGAGGGGGATGAAGCAGTTATTCATGTCCACAATAAACTCAAAAAGCAAGACAGTTCTGTGCATTGGCATGGTTTGTTATTGCCCGGCCTTATGGATGGTGTTCCTGGTCTAAATGGTTTTCAAGCGATTCCAGCAGATGGGCATTTTAGTTATCGTTTTAAGATCAGACAAAGTGGCAGTTATTGGTATCACGCACATTCCCGTGCCCAAGAACAAGATGGTTTATATGGTCCCTTGGTGATTTACCCCAAAGGTCATTTTCAACAGCCAGTTGCTGCGGATCAGGACTATGTGATGATGCTATCTGATTTTCACCCGAGTCGTGGTGAACAGATTATGCGTAACCTAAAAAAATCAGCCGATTATTATCAGAATCAACGTGAAACCTTCAGTGATGTCTGGCGTCAAAGTCAGCAAGATGGCTGGCAAACAACATGGCAACAGCGCAAAATGTGGAATCAAATGCGCATGCTACGAACGGATTTATCCGATGTTACCGGTTATGCTTTTTTGCTCAATGGTCAACCCAATACGCAACCTTGGACAGGGCTATTTCAGCCACAACAAACAGTGCGCTTACGTTTTATCAATGCCTCAGCGATGTCTTTTTTTGATGTTCGTATTCCTGGTTTAAAGATGACGGTTGTTGCGGCAGATGGGCAAGCCGTACAGCCTGTCACGGTTGATGAATTTCGTATTGGTACTGCAGAAACCTATGATGTGTTGGTTGAGCCCAGCGCAGATGCTTACCAAATAGAGGCAGAGTCTATAGACCGTAGTGGTTTTGCCTTAGCACGTCTACAAAATGCACAAGCAGCGCCAGTTGCCTTTGCGGTACCGCAAGCGCGTCCACGTGCGCTATTGACCATGCAAGATATGGGGCATGGCGAAATGCATGGACATGATCAGACGCATAGCGAGCAACATCAGCCAACATCATCACATGGTCAGACTGAAGGATCACATGCCACAAACCATTCATCGATGCCGCATATCGAGTCCGATTCAAGTCATGATCATTCATCGATGTCGCATATCGAGTCCGATTCAAGTCATGATCATTCATCGATGTTGCATACCGAGCCCGATTCAAGCCATGATCATTCATCGATGTCGCAGATGCAAGCTCAAGCGCATTCTGGTGATGCACAGAGCACAGTACATAACATGGTTGCTACTGATGTGCTGACGATGTCAGATCAATTGCCAACTGTGCCACACCAAAGCATAAAGCCTGCTACGGTTGAGGGGTGGGGCAATGCCGCAACGCCTGCGGGGCATCGCGCATTGCAATATCAGGACCTAAAGGCCGTTACGCCACAGCCTGATCAAAGACCTGCGACACGTGAGCTGGAAATTCGTCTAGATGGCAATATGGAACGGTATATCTGGACCTTAAATGGTAAAACCCACCATGAAGCCACACCACTGCAAGTTGGTTATGGTGAACGCGTGCGGTTGAAGTTTATCAATGACAGTATGATGGCACATCCGATGCATTTACATGGCATGTTTATGCAGTTGGAAAATGGTCAATCTGCTGCCTATATGCCCAATAAACACACCTTGATTGTTGCACCTGGACAAAGCGTCAGTGTGTTATTGACCGCCAATGAATTGGGTGAATGGGCAATTCATTGTCATCTGCTCTATCACATGACTGCTGGCATGATGAATAAATTGGTGGTTGCCCATGTTCATGAGCAAACCCAGAACAATCATGCTGTTCAGCACAGCACAACGGTGGAGGCACAGCATGCACATGAATAG
- a CDS encoding C13 family peptidase, translating to MIDFKPSINFWHDFKSNQRAGMWLFLGSRKSLQIVRPSILQLIFWGILGGSANTLFSWLSSGGAGQFNSQGLVSYALWPFIALIVGIFLSQRIDNTRLMLVPAVLWLVLDTHIAVLQSLIQYLLLQDLLPDWVYDYLPIVFAVLFVWQSLAVVWVFARELHWPWWERGLIMLATLFVLIVWQISARDQPIWKTTESPPSISEQAFYAQSQLLNQTLAKIELGEFAQTKWYFLGVAGANYQDVFKLEIERIKEQFDTRFATFGRSLALINNPETLEKTPIASKTSIAMALKRIGQQMNPESDVLFLYMSSHGVRNQFELSNDPIDLDNVDPKWLRSALDQSGVRWKVIVISACYSGSFVPALQSPDTLVITASAADRDSFGCNSDADATYFGRAFFEQAMRDQNSLKAAFEQAQHTIQKWEDNQGLTHSEPQWVIGKNMELMLPQLEQHLFPQAATAHVNSAPQQQDHPTAAGVF from the coding sequence ATGATAGACTTCAAACCCTCCATTAATTTTTGGCACGATTTTAAAAGCAACCAACGTGCAGGCATGTGGTTATTTTTGGGTTCGCGTAAATCTTTACAGATCGTGAGACCTTCGATTTTACAGTTAATCTTTTGGGGTATTTTAGGTGGCAGTGCCAATACACTGTTTAGCTGGTTATCGAGTGGTGGTGCAGGGCAGTTTAACTCACAGGGTTTGGTCAGCTATGCGTTATGGCCTTTTATTGCACTGATCGTTGGGATTTTCTTATCGCAAAGGATTGATAATACCCGTTTGATGTTAGTGCCTGCAGTTTTATGGTTGGTATTAGATACCCATATTGCAGTCTTACAGAGTTTAATACAGTACTTGTTATTACAAGATTTATTACCAGACTGGGTCTATGACTATTTGCCGATTGTCTTTGCGGTATTATTTGTATGGCAAAGCTTAGCTGTGGTTTGGGTTTTTGCGCGTGAGTTGCATTGGCCATGGTGGGAACGCGGGCTGATTATGTTGGCCACTTTATTTGTTTTAATTGTCTGGCAAATTTCAGCAAGAGACCAACCCATCTGGAAAACCACAGAAAGCCCGCCGAGTATTTCTGAACAGGCATTTTATGCACAGAGCCAGTTGCTTAATCAGACTTTGGCAAAAATTGAATTGGGTGAGTTCGCACAAACCAAGTGGTATTTTTTGGGGGTGGCCGGTGCCAATTATCAAGATGTATTTAAATTAGAAATCGAGCGCATCAAAGAACAGTTTGATACGCGTTTTGCCACTTTTGGACGTTCTTTGGCATTGATTAATAATCCTGAAACATTAGAAAAAACCCCTATTGCTTCAAAAACCAGTATTGCTATGGCATTAAAACGTATTGGTCAGCAAATGAATCCAGAAAGTGACGTATTATTTTTATATATGAGCTCACATGGTGTACGCAATCAATTTGAATTAAGCAATGATCCGATCGATTTAGACAATGTCGATCCCAAATGGTTACGTAGCGCATTGGATCAATCTGGCGTGCGTTGGAAAGTCATCGTGATTTCGGCGTGTTATTCAGGAAGTTTTGTACCCGCATTACAATCACCCGATACCTTGGTTATTACGGCATCTGCGGCAGATCGTGATTCTTTTGGTTGTAATAGCGATGCCGATGCGACCTATTTTGGTCGTGCTTTCTTTGAACAAGCGATGCGTGACCAAAATAGTTTAAAAGCCGCTTTTGAACAAGCACAGCATACCATTCAGAAATGGGAAGATAACCAAGGTTTAACCCATTCTGAACCACAATGGGTGATTGGGAAAAATATGGAATTAATGCTACCGCAATTAGAACAGCATTTATTTCCACAAGCAGCAACAGCGCATGTAAATAGCGCGCCTCAACAACAGGATCATCCTACGGCGGCTGGCGTATTTTAA
- a CDS encoding copper resistance protein B — translation MHMNRIHLKSIGLTSIRLQGMHWQSIYLSNLYGANVWRIAAAIVLLVMSMVLMLAAIPVHAATAGDAHLHGGEVYQRTDVHLGWQTQQHDHDTLQGRLESRIGTDQHKLYLDASVEKTQSEPSEKSLSALYSRNMTTFWDVQAGMRYRHQADQPNASDRYDAVIGINGLAPYFFETKAHLYMGKQLQVAVEFERDLLLTQRFIVQPYVEANVILHDASRHALDRGLSEFTLGVQTRYEINKMFMPYWEFGYRYQQQLQQQAEQTHVEQKSESNWFTGLGMRFLF, via the coding sequence ATGCACATGAATAGGATTCATTTAAAAAGCATTGGTTTGACAAGCATTCGTTTGCAAGGCATGCATTGGCAAAGTATTTATTTGTCAAATCTTTATGGGGCTAATGTATGGCGTATTGCAGCGGCTATAGTGCTGCTGGTGATGTCTATGGTGTTGATGTTGGCTGCGATCCCCGTGCATGCAGCGACAGCTGGCGATGCACATTTACATGGTGGTGAAGTCTATCAACGTACCGATGTGCACTTAGGCTGGCAAACTCAGCAACATGATCATGATACATTGCAAGGACGTTTAGAAAGCCGTATTGGCACAGATCAACATAAGCTGTATTTGGATGCCAGTGTCGAGAAAACACAATCAGAGCCTAGTGAAAAGAGTCTGAGTGCATTATATAGCCGTAATATGACAACTTTTTGGGATGTGCAAGCGGGGATGCGCTATCGGCATCAAGCGGATCAGCCCAATGCCTCAGATCGTTATGATGCTGTTATCGGTATCAATGGCTTAGCACCATATTTCTTTGAAACCAAAGCACATCTTTATATGGGCAAACAGCTACAAGTTGCAGTCGAATTTGAACGTGATCTGTTATTAACACAGCGCTTCATTGTACAGCCTTATGTAGAGGCGAATGTGATTTTGCATGATGCATCACGTCATGCACTGGATCGTGGCTTAAGTGAATTTACCTTGGGCGTGCAAACGCGCTATGAAATCAACAAAATGTTTATGCCTTACTGGGAGTTTGGTTATCGTTATCAGCAGCAGTTGCAACAACAGGCAGAGCAAACGCATGTTGAGCAAAAATCTGAAAGCAATTGGTTTACTGGTTTAGGCATGAGATTTTTATTTTAA